The following are encoded in a window of Roseimaritima ulvae genomic DNA:
- a CDS encoding thioredoxin family protein has product MFGEREAGDGSVQIAESDASAGPEAVAYSLKSSPETGDVATTSAVEYSLRHEASAGEITASDFEMGMLETGQPEATFVSAASASVPMQSSLTTLAAGSDLTEQLNATPGPVLLDFYADWCGPCKMQGKILHEMVDDADGQPLQVIKIDIDEHPKLAKKLQVKRLPTLMLVEDGSMVKRQTGAMSKEQLVQWMQSDE; this is encoded by the coding sequence GTGTTTGGCGAACGCGAAGCGGGCGATGGATCGGTGCAAATCGCCGAATCGGATGCCTCCGCCGGCCCGGAAGCCGTCGCCTACTCGTTGAAATCCTCACCCGAAACCGGCGACGTGGCCACCACCTCGGCTGTGGAATACTCGCTCCGCCACGAAGCATCTGCCGGCGAGATCACCGCCAGCGACTTTGAAATGGGAATGCTGGAAACCGGCCAACCGGAAGCCACGTTTGTCAGCGCCGCTTCGGCCAGCGTGCCCATGCAGTCCTCACTGACCACGCTGGCCGCCGGCAGCGACCTGACCGAACAACTAAACGCGACGCCCGGCCCCGTCCTGTTGGACTTTTACGCCGACTGGTGTGGTCCCTGCAAAATGCAAGGCAAGATCCTGCATGAGATGGTTGATGACGCCGATGGCCAGCCGCTGCAGGTGATCAAAATCGACATCGACGAACACCCGAAACTGGCCAAGAAGCTGCAGGTCAAACGGCTGCCGACGCTGATGCTGGTCGAAGACGGAAGCATGGTCAAACGCCAAACCGGCGCGATGAGCAAAGAGCAACTTGTGCAATGGATGCAGAGCGACGAGTAG
- a CDS encoding RecQ family ATP-dependent DNA helicase: MSQSSTLPSSASYLARFGLTSFRPGQEDVVRNVMEGNDVLCVMPTGGGKSLCYQLPSLALPGTTLVVSPLIALMKDQVDVLEQRGIPAALLNSTLSGSEQAEVMRRMASGQYAMVYVAPERLRNRHFQDAVRTANVSLLAVDEAHCMSEWGHDFRPDYARLGMFRERYLNNVQTIALTATATPTVRDDIQSLLNMRQPKCFVTGFARKNLHFGVSHTKGDREKDEAVLAFLKSQTGAGIIYAATRKRCEELAEWLPEKLGRRVGVYHAGLDGRQRQEVQEAFMAGELSAIVATNAFGMGIDKSDLRYVVHYNMPGSLEAYYQEAGRAGRDGLPSECRLFFAYSDRYIQEFFIENRYPSAETVRDVYRYLLSRPEDPIELTLQQVKDALGGKISAESVSTAEALLARAGVLKRLDSSANHAVIRIDSDLPTLQDLLPREAKIRRKVMAACEKVVGSHRGEDVYVRPSRLAELAGLERDKLARSLRELTRLQAFDYIPPFRGRAVHFLRRDLPFEELQIDFDELARRKAAEYEKLEAVVSFARNGRCRQLAILHYFGDPNAERCGNCDLCCPAGKSSGATTADKLSAGVQIQGVDSEVLTRGVRIALSGLARMHGRFGKQMVAQMLCGSQNKKMQQWKLNRLSTYGMLSGLKQTQVSELLDAICDAGLAEQVEVDERRPTMRLSELGQEVMKGQSVVPASLRLPFPLAKRLAACAASHEAGDMPQRGLDEGAAGEAGGDSDGRTGTYAAAAPAHVPHPQVLAKLKSWRRKVTAALGIPAYRVLSNATMERVAIELPSDTEQLGAIKGIGPATVEQFGYDIVEMVAAAGSVPVETPAESSTTSQLETPSQTGTASQTGTASESPQSSETVAPPPTSARSPQAVQSPADAGRTAPPADDASSEAAAPDFYWTWRLFSDGYSIQEVLHIRRSDVPGLIGDLLAAASAGHPVRLGWVASADQRRVIEAWRKLPAEVRPREAQRLSSNIDPQLFELASRISS, from the coding sequence ATGTCGCAGTCTTCCACGCTTCCGTCATCGGCCTCCTACCTGGCCCGCTTCGGCTTGACCAGCTTCCGCCCCGGGCAGGAAGACGTCGTGCGAAATGTGATGGAAGGTAATGATGTGCTGTGCGTGATGCCCACCGGAGGAGGCAAAAGTCTGTGCTACCAGTTGCCCAGTTTGGCACTGCCGGGGACCACGCTGGTGGTGTCGCCCTTGATCGCGTTAATGAAAGATCAGGTGGACGTGCTGGAGCAGCGGGGAATTCCGGCCGCGTTATTGAACAGCACGTTGAGCGGGTCGGAGCAGGCCGAAGTGATGCGGCGGATGGCGTCGGGACAGTATGCGATGGTCTACGTCGCTCCGGAACGGCTGCGAAACCGCCATTTCCAGGATGCGGTCCGCACGGCCAACGTCAGCTTGTTGGCCGTTGACGAGGCGCATTGCATGAGTGAATGGGGGCATGACTTCCGGCCCGATTACGCTCGCCTGGGCATGTTCCGCGAACGTTATCTCAATAACGTCCAGACCATCGCGCTCACGGCGACGGCTACGCCCACCGTTCGCGACGACATTCAGTCGCTGTTGAACATGCGGCAGCCCAAGTGCTTTGTCACCGGGTTCGCACGCAAAAACCTGCACTTTGGCGTCAGCCATACCAAGGGGGATCGCGAAAAAGACGAAGCCGTGTTGGCGTTTCTCAAATCGCAAACCGGTGCCGGTATCATCTACGCCGCCACGCGAAAACGTTGTGAAGAACTGGCTGAATGGTTGCCGGAAAAACTGGGACGACGCGTCGGCGTATATCACGCTGGGCTGGATGGGCGGCAAAGGCAGGAAGTCCAGGAAGCCTTTATGGCGGGCGAATTGTCGGCGATCGTGGCCACCAACGCGTTTGGCATGGGAATCGACAAGTCCGATCTGCGATACGTGGTTCACTACAACATGCCGGGCAGCTTGGAGGCTTATTATCAGGAAGCCGGACGGGCTGGACGTGACGGTCTGCCCAGCGAATGCCGCCTGTTCTTCGCCTACTCGGATCGCTACATCCAAGAGTTCTTTATCGAGAACCGGTATCCGAGTGCCGAAACGGTGCGAGATGTTTACCGTTACTTATTGTCGCGGCCCGAAGACCCCATCGAATTGACACTGCAGCAAGTAAAAGATGCCTTGGGCGGCAAAATCTCGGCTGAATCGGTCAGCACGGCCGAAGCATTGCTGGCTCGCGCGGGGGTACTGAAACGGCTCGACAGCAGCGCCAACCACGCTGTGATCCGCATCGATTCCGATCTGCCCACCTTGCAGGACCTGTTGCCGCGCGAAGCCAAGATCCGCCGCAAGGTGATGGCGGCGTGCGAGAAAGTGGTCGGCAGCCATCGCGGCGAAGATGTGTATGTGCGGCCCAGTCGGTTGGCGGAGTTGGCCGGGCTGGAACGCGACAAACTAGCGCGGTCGCTGCGCGAACTGACGCGTCTGCAAGCGTTCGACTATATCCCTCCGTTCCGTGGACGGGCCGTGCATTTCCTCCGTCGCGACCTGCCCTTCGAAGAATTGCAAATCGATTTCGACGAACTGGCCCGTCGCAAAGCCGCCGAATATGAAAAACTGGAAGCCGTGGTTTCCTTCGCACGCAACGGACGCTGCCGCCAGTTGGCCATTCTTCATTACTTCGGCGATCCCAATGCCGAGCGCTGTGGCAATTGCGACCTCTGCTGCCCGGCCGGCAAGTCCAGTGGCGCCACCACGGCCGACAAATTGTCGGCAGGCGTGCAGATCCAGGGCGTGGACAGTGAAGTTCTGACGCGGGGCGTGCGGATCGCACTCAGCGGTTTGGCTCGTATGCACGGGCGGTTTGGCAAACAAATGGTCGCGCAGATGCTGTGCGGTTCACAAAATAAAAAAATGCAACAGTGGAAACTAAATCGACTCAGCACCTACGGCATGTTGAGCGGGCTGAAACAGACGCAGGTCAGCGAGCTGCTAGATGCGATCTGTGACGCGGGCTTGGCCGAACAGGTCGAAGTGGACGAACGTCGACCGACGATGCGGTTGAGCGAGTTGGGACAAGAGGTCATGAAGGGGCAATCCGTTGTGCCGGCATCGCTACGGCTGCCCTTTCCGCTGGCCAAGCGGTTGGCAGCCTGTGCAGCGTCGCACGAAGCCGGCGATATGCCGCAGCGTGGGCTGGACGAGGGGGCTGCCGGCGAAGCGGGCGGCGACAGCGATGGACGAACCGGCACCTACGCGGCGGCCGCCCCTGCACACGTTCCCCACCCACAAGTTCTCGCCAAACTGAAGAGTTGGCGGCGAAAAGTCACTGCGGCACTGGGCATTCCCGCGTATCGCGTGCTCTCCAATGCGACCATGGAACGGGTCGCGATCGAACTGCCCAGCGATACCGAACAACTGGGGGCCATCAAAGGCATCGGTCCGGCCACGGTCGAGCAATTTGGCTACGACATCGTGGAAATGGTCGCCGCGGCTGGCAGCGTGCCCGTGGAGACGCCTGCGGAATCTTCCACGACCAGCCAACTTGAAACGCCCAGCCAAACCGGGACAGCCAGCCAAACCGGGACAGCCAGCGAGTCCCCGCAATCCAGCGAGACCGTGGCGCCGCCGCCCACGTCGGCTCGCTCGCCGCAGGCCGTCCAGTCGCCAGCGGATGCGGGGCGAACGGCCCCCCCTGCTGACGACGCATCCAGTGAAGCCGCCGCCCCGGATTTCTATTGGACTTGGCGGCTCTTTTCAGACGGCTACAGTATCCAGGAAGTATTGCACATCCGCCGATCGGACGTCCCAGGTTTGATAGGCGATTTGCTGGCTGCGGCGAGTGCCGGACACCCGGTTCGGCTCGGTTGGGTCGCCAGTGCGGACCAACGAAGGGTGATCGAGGCTTGGCGGAAACTGCCGGCCGAAGTTCGCCCGCGGGAGGCCCAGCGGCTGTCCTCAAACATCGATCCGCAGTTGTTCGAATTGGCCAGTCGAATCTCCTCGTGA
- a CDS encoding 2-phosphosulfolactate phosphatase, giving the protein MQLTVSLLPNNSLPPSLVPAQTTAVVVDVLRATSVMATALNHRAARIVTFEAIEEAVAWADEQAQSGERPLLCGERHCQPIAGFDLGNSPSEYPPQRVAGKTLVVTTTNGTRALAAAAGFQHILTASFLNLSAALARVAGAPAVHLICAGTDGHITAEDTLLAGAFASRCVEEHAAQIGNDEARLAVDHWSARCCADLPISSPLIADALLDSQGGRNLARLGMADDVRRCAQVDTHPSVPTVVARQPITLQ; this is encoded by the coding sequence ATGCAGCTGACCGTCTCCCTGCTTCCGAACAACTCGCTCCCCCCATCGCTTGTCCCCGCCCAGACCACTGCGGTGGTCGTGGACGTGCTGCGGGCCACCTCGGTAATGGCCACAGCGCTGAACCACCGCGCGGCTCGGATCGTCACCTTTGAAGCGATCGAAGAGGCGGTCGCGTGGGCCGATGAGCAGGCGCAAAGCGGCGAGCGACCGCTGCTGTGCGGCGAACGACATTGCCAACCGATCGCCGGCTTTGATCTGGGCAATTCGCCCAGCGAATATCCCCCGCAACGCGTGGCCGGAAAAACGCTGGTGGTCACCACCACCAATGGCACCCGAGCCCTGGCTGCGGCGGCGGGTTTCCAACACATCCTCACCGCCTCGTTCCTGAATCTATCCGCCGCACTCGCTCGCGTGGCCGGCGCTCCCGCGGTGCACCTAATTTGCGCCGGAACCGATGGCCACATCACGGCCGAAGACACGCTGTTGGCTGGTGCGTTTGCCAGTCGCTGTGTAGAGGAACACGCCGCCCAAATCGGCAATGACGAAGCCCGTTTGGCGGTGGATCATTGGTCGGCTCGCTGCTGTGCCGACCTTCCCATCTCCTCACCGCTCATCGCCGACGCTTTGCTGGACTCGCAAGGCGGCCGGAATCTTGCCCGCCTGGGTATGGCGGACGATGTCCGCCGCTGCGCTCAGGTGGACACGCACCCCAGCGTGCCCACCGTCGTCGCTCGTCAACCGATCACGCTGCAGTAA